From one Mesomycoplasma ovipneumoniae genomic stretch:
- a CDS encoding signal peptidase II, with protein sequence MKTKINLVIKYINSKYIKIGKKRLLINILIAFLVILVTLLIDQLTKNLIFTYDEYRESTDKGFVKIISWGFIGFRPLLHQGVTSGINNIIGFTGIHIFAFLLSLLLLILIPFSKKYSLTIFMAILLGGNWGNEIDRILDDNHVKDLLFLPFVRSSGTFNFADIFIFVGPIGIFIVSLYDHVQPWISKKLKNKIFRKKSKN encoded by the coding sequence ATGAAAACAAAAATTAACCTCGTTATCAAATATATTAATTCAAAATATATTAAAATCGGCAAAAAACGCTTATTAATTAACATTTTGATTGCTTTTTTGGTTATTCTGGTTACTCTATTAATTGATCAACTAACAAAAAATTTAATTTTTACCTATGATGAGTATAGAGAATCAACCGATAAAGGGTTTGTCAAAATAATTTCATGAGGTTTTATTGGTTTTCGTCCGCTTTTGCATCAAGGTGTAACTTCGGGCATTAATAATATTATTGGTTTTACAGGTATTCATATTTTTGCTTTTTTATTAAGTTTGTTACTTTTGATTTTGATTCCCTTTTCAAAAAAATATTCCCTAACAATTTTTATGGCCATATTATTAGGTGGGAATTGAGGCAATGAAATTGACCGAATTTTGGATGATAATCATGTAAAAGACTTGCTTTTTCTGCCATTTGTAAGGTCAAGTGGGACATTTAATTTTGCAGATATTTTTATTTTTGTCGGCCCCATTGGAATTTTTATTGTCTCTCTTTATGATCATGTTCAGCCTTGAATTTCAAAAAAACTCAAAAATAAAATCTTTAGGAAAAAAAGTAAAAATTAA